The genomic DNA TCTCCACTTTTATTTCCTTCATGTTTTGAATCTCCTAAAATTTTTATCTTTAAATAACTTAATTATATCGTATTATCAAAAATTTTTAAAGTGCTTATTTTTGGTTTTATTACAGATTTTGTAAATATTTCAGACAAAAGCCGTTATTTTCAATCTTAATACAAATTATTCCCATTGGTTTTTTTTTGTAAAAAACTGACGGGACTTAGTAAATCCTCATCAGCTTTTCTTTTGGAAGCTTTATTCAAATTCATCTTCAAGCGGTTCAAAGCCATTTTCTTCAATTACTTTTTTTATCCAGTATCCTGATTTTTTTATTGTTCTGTTTCTTGTTTTCAAATCAAGAGATACATAACCGTATCTGTTTTTATAAGCATTAGTCCATGACCAGTTATCCACAAATGTCCACAGGTGATATCCCTGACAGTTCGATCCTTCTTCCATTGCTTTATGAAGCCATTCCAAATGTTCCTTTATGAATTCTATTCTGTAATCATCCTCTATCATACCGTCTTTATTTATAAAACGCTCTTCATTCTGCACTCCCATGCCATTTTCCGATATAAACCATTTGATATTGCCAAATTCATTTTTTACACGCATTGCTATATCATAAATTGATTTCGGATATATTTCCCAGCCTCTGTACACATTCATACGTCTGTTAGGCATTTCATAATCATCAAAATACCAGTTAGGTGTAAATGGTGCATTTACATTAGGAGCATATTTAGGAGCATTTACACGCTGCGGCTGGTAATAGTTTATCCCTATAAAGTCTACAGTATTTTCTTTTATTAATTCCTTTTCCCCAGGAAGGATATCAAACATACAGTCATGCTTTTCCAAAATTTCCAGATATTCATCATCGTATTGTCCGTTTACGCACGGATCCATAAATATCATATTAAAAAACAGATCTGCAACCCTTGCAGCATACTTATCCGCACTTCTTGCGCTTCTTGGTATCGGCGGAAGAAGATCCAGCACTATTCCTATTTCTCCGCTCAGCTGTAAACTTTTATATACTTTACAAGCTCCCGCATGTGCAAGAAGAATGTTATAGCTCGCCTGTGCAAAGGATTTTGTACTTAATTCCGCAGGATATATAAAATTATACAGATATGCTCCTTTTGTGTGTGCAACAGGCTCATTAAAAGTTATCCATCTTTTTACTCTGTCACCGAAAAGCTCAAAAGCTGTCTTAGCAAACTTTACATATAGCTCTGTTACCTTTTTACTTTTAAAGCCTCCATATTTCTGCTCAAGCTCAATGGGAGTATCAAAGTGAAAAAGATTCATTACAGGTTCAATCCCGTTTTCCAGCATTTCATTGATATAATTATTATAAAATTCCACAGCTTTTGGATCCGGCTCGCCTGTTTCAAGATTTTTTATAAGTCTTGTCCACTGAATAGATGTTCTGAATGACTTTAAGCCTAATTCCGCCATTATTTTTATGTCTTCCTTATATCTGTTATAGCTGTCGCATGTTATCTTCGGTCCTACATTCTGGTAAAAACGCTCTTTATCATTTTTATACCAGTAGTCCCATAAAGATTCATGCGGTTTATCCTGTGACCCTTCACTCTGCGGTCCGCTTGACGCTGTACCCCAATCAAAATTTTCCGGAAATTTAAGCTTTTTCATATCTATATCCTCCTAAGGTTAAAATCTATTTTACCAATTGTGCATTTCACACTTTACAAAAAATAAAACTTAATATTACAACCATATTTTCATATTATAAACTCTGTGATTTATAAAAAAACTCAAATATTTCACAAATAAAATTAAGAGTATTAAAAGTTTTTTCTAAGATTTCTAAGCTATACTTAAAATATAAAAATATTTTTCTTCATATACCCCCTTGAGACTGTTGAATTTGATTCAACAGTTTTTTTTCTAATAAAAAGATGCTTTCACTGCTTTTGCTTCATGTGAAAACATCTTTTCTTTTTTATTGTCTTAATTCTGCACCAAAATCTTTCTTTACTTTTTCCAGTATTTTTGATATTACTGAATTTATTTCATTTTCTTCCAGTGTTTTATTTTTCTCTCTTAAAACAATACTTATTGCTATACTTTTTTTCCCTGCTTCTACTCCTGCTCCCTGGTATACATCAAACAGCTCTACTTTTTCAATAACAGGCGATAATTTTGCTATACTTTTGATAACATCTCCCACAAGAATATTTTCTTCTATCACAAGTGCAAGATCTCTCGGTACTGCAGGAAATTTATTTATTCCCTTGAAGAATATATTTTTATCAGAGTACTTTATTAATGCTTCAAGCCTTAATTCTGCTGTAAGAAGCTTCTTTTTCAGATCAAAGTTTTCCATTACATCAGGATGCAGTTCTCCGAATGTTCCTATATATTCCTTACCGACATAGATATCTGCTGCTCTTCCCGGATGATAGCTTTCTTTTGTTGTTCTTACCAAAGTATATTTTTCAAATCTGATTTTTGAAAAAATTTCCTCTACTATTCCTTTCAGATCATAAAAATCATAAGGCACCGGCTTTACATTCCAGATATACTTTTCAGGTTCTCCGCCCAGTATAATACCAAATTTCTGTTCTTCCTCTATTTTTCCTTCTACTCTTTTAAATGTTTTTGTTGTTTCAAAAAATCTGATATCTGTTATATTTCTGTTAATATTATCCTTTGCATTTTTTATAAGACTATACAGTAAAGTAGGTCTCATAATAACAAAATCTTCCGTTATCGGCTTTCTTACCTCTATTATCTCATCACCGGCTGCATCATTGTATCTTATTTTTTCCAGTGCATTACGGGGAATAAAGCTGTAGTTTATTACCTCTCTCAGACCTGTTCCCACCGCAACCGCAGCACTTCTCAGCAAGTCTATTTCTCTTAATGTATCTATACGGATCGGATTTATATCCAACTTGGGCATAACAGATTCTATATTGTCAAATCCGTAAATTCTTATTATTTCTTCATAAAAATCCTGTTCCCTCTCGAGATCATTCCTGAAGCTCGGCGGTGTCAGCAGTAAAACCTCACCTTTATCATCAACAGTAATTTCCAGATTTTCAAAAATTTCTATTATTCTTTCTTTTTCTATCTCTTTCCCGACAAATTTTTCAAATCTCTTCATATTAAATTCGACTATTGTTTCCTCATATTTTACAGGATAAGCCTCGGATATACCGTGAAGAATCTCTCCGCCGGCTGTTTCCTGTATTAACTCGGCTACTCTGTCTATTACTCTCACAGCATCTTCCAAATCTATTCCACGCTCGAATCTGTACGAAGCATCACTTGACAGAGTAAGTCTCTTTGAAGTTTTTCTTATATTATAAGGATTAAAATGTGCAACTTCTATTAATACATCTTTTGTATTGCTGTCTATTTCAGAATTATATCCTCCCATTACCCCTCCAAGGGCAACAGCTTTATTTCCGTCTGCTATTACTATATCATCCGGGTTCAGTTTTCTCTCTTTTTCATCCAGAGTGACTACTTTCTCACCGTCTTCCGCTCTTCTGACTATTATTTTTTTTCCTTCGATTTTACTAAGGTCAAATGCATGAATCGGATGTCCCATTTCCATAAGAACAAAATTCGTAACATCCACTATATTGTTTATGCTTCTGATTCCTATAGAATTAAGACGCTTTTGAAGCCATTCGGGACTTTCTTTTACAGTTACGTTTTTTACTATTTTTGAAGTATATCTTTTTGAAATAGTTTCATCTGCTATCTCTATATGTATAAAATTTTCAGTTTTTTCAAAGTGCTTTTCATGCATTTTTGTCTCAGGCAGATGCAGCTCTTTATTATAGTATACCGCCAGTTCTCTTGCTATTCCTATATGTGACAGACAGTCCGGTCTGTTCGGCGTTATTTCCAGTTCGAATATGGTATCATCAAGACCGAAATAATCTTTTATTTCTATTCCTGTCTTTGTATCTTCCGGAAGAATCATTATTCCGTCATGATTATCACTTAGTCCCAGCTCTTTTTCCGAACAAAGCATCCCGAAAGATTCCATTCCTCTTATTTTTGTCTTTTTTATCTTAAAGTCTCCGCCAAGCACGGCTCCGATACGTGCAAGCACTACCTTATCCCCCTGCTTATGATTAGAGGCACCGCACACTATCTGCAGAACTTCATTTCCGTCGTCTACCTTACATACTGTAAGATGGTCTGAATCAGGGTGCATTTCTTTCTCCACTATCTGTGCTGTTACTATATTTCCGAGAGATTCCCCCTGTCTTTCTATTTTCTCTACTTCCTGTCCTATCATAGTAAGGGTATTATCTAATTCTTCTATTGATATTCCTTCCAAATCTATGTATTGCTTTAACCAGTTTAACGAGATCAGCATTTCTCCTCCTTCTAAGGTCTGTAAATCAGCTTTTTCTTTTTTATATTTTTATTTAAATTGATCTAAAAATCTTACGTCATTTTCATAATACGCTCTTATGTCATCTATGCCGAATTTCAGCATTGCTACTCTTTCCATTCCCATTCCAAATGCAAATCCCTGATACTTTGTAGGATCTATTCCCACTTCTTTCAAAACATTGGGATCTACCATTCCGCTTCCGAGAATTTCAAGCCACCCTGTATTTTTACAAGATCTGCACCCTTTACCATGACATACTCCGCATTCTACATCCATCTCAGCTGACGGCTCCGTAAACGGAAAAAAGTGAGGTCTGAATCTTACTGCTCTGTCTTCCCCAAAAAGTCTTCTTACCATGCTTGTAAGAAGCGCTTTGAAGTTGGCAAATGACACATCTTCTCCTATCATGAGCCCTTCCATCTGGTGAAACATAGGTGTGTGTGTTATATCATAATCTGATCTGTAAACCTTTCCCAATGATACCATTCTGAAAGGAGGCTTTTTTTCAAGCATATATCTTATCTGCATTGGTGATGTATGAGTTCTTAACAGCAGATCATCCTCTATATAAAAAGAATCCTGCAAATCCCTTGAAGGATGGTCTTTCGGAAAATTCAAAGCATCAAAATTATAATAAGTCTGCTCTATTTCCGGACCGTCCATTACATCAAATCCCATTTCCAGAAAAATCCCCCTTAACATTCCCATTGTCTGAGTAATAGGATGAAGTGTTCCTACATTTTGCTTTTTTCCGGGCAGAGTAATATCCAATACTTCTGTTTTCATTTTCTCTTCTTTTATTCTGGTCTTCAATGCTGCAAGCTTTATGTCAAAATTTTCCATTATTTTTTCTTTGACTTCATTTGCTGCCTTTCCGAATTCTGCTCTTTTTTCAGCGGCTATATTTCCCATTTCCTTCATAATGGAAGTTAGCTCCCCTTTTTTCCCTAGTATGGCTATTCTCAGCTCATCTAAATTTTCCAGACTATTTATCTGATCTAATTTTTCTGTTACCTGCTCTTTCAGCTTATCTAATTTTTCTCTCATCTGTCCTCCTGAAAAAATATAACTTTTAAAATTATTATAACACAAATCATAAACAAAAAAAAGCTTATAAAATTAGAATTCCCTAAATCTTACAGTGCTTTTTCCCTGTGTAATGATACTGAATATTTTAGCTTTTTACATGGAAAAAGGCAGGTGCAGCAGGTATATCTTTACAGACAGTAAAATTAAAATGATATTTTACTTACTACAATCAAGCCATAATTTATTTAAGAAATAATAAAAAACAGACATACCTGAATTAATTAAGATAAAGTCTGCTTTTTTAATAAATTTTATTATACATATTTTATAGTACTTTATTTCCGTCAGCTTCTTTTACTTCCAGTTCTTTTATTTCTCTTACTATTGCAGAATTGTTTTTATGTGCTTCCGCTTTTTCCAAAAATACTGCAAAAATACCTAAAAAGAAAACCACAGTAAAGAAAAAAATAAAATCAGTGTGTTTTTTCATAAATTTTCTCCTGTTTAGCTTTTCTCTTTATTATATCTTTTTCTTCTTAAACAGGACTTAGATTTATCCTTACATTTTATTTGACATCTGAAAGCTGTCTGTATTTTTACTATGATTTTATAAATTTTAATACTGTATTTTCTCCGTTTAACAATATTTCCTTAGCCTCTACATGTATTGTCCCCGGATTTTCAGCTTCAGGGCTTCCGTCAAATTTTATAGTGGCATGTCCCAGCTCCTCAATAGTTTTATTCGCCCCTGAACCTACCGCGGTTATTTTATATTCTTCCGTATCTATGCAAAATATATCCCCGGCTTCTATCCCTTCCTTTAATTCGGTAATTGTATGAAGAAGACAATACTCGTGAT from Sebaldella termitidis ATCC 33386 includes the following:
- a CDS encoding glycoside hydrolase family 1 protein: MKKLKFPENFDWGTASSGPQSEGSQDKPHESLWDYWYKNDKERFYQNVGPKITCDSYNRYKEDIKIMAELGLKSFRTSIQWTRLIKNLETGEPDPKAVEFYNNYINEMLENGIEPVMNLFHFDTPIELEQKYGGFKSKKVTELYVKFAKTAFELFGDRVKRWITFNEPVAHTKGAYLYNFIYPAELSTKSFAQASYNILLAHAGACKVYKSLQLSGEIGIVLDLLPPIPRSARSADKYAARVADLFFNMIFMDPCVNGQYDDEYLEILEKHDCMFDILPGEKELIKENTVDFIGINYYQPQRVNAPKYAPNVNAPFTPNWYFDDYEMPNRRMNVYRGWEIYPKSIYDIAMRVKNEFGNIKWFISENGMGVQNEERFINKDGMIEDDYRIEFIKEHLEWLHKAMEEGSNCQGYHLWTFVDNWSWTNAYKNRYGYVSLDLKTRNRTIKKSGYWIKKVIEENGFEPLEDEFE
- the pheS gene encoding phenylalanine--tRNA ligase subunit alpha; translated protein: MREKLDKLKEQVTEKLDQINSLENLDELRIAILGKKGELTSIMKEMGNIAAEKRAEFGKAANEVKEKIMENFDIKLAALKTRIKEEKMKTEVLDITLPGKKQNVGTLHPITQTMGMLRGIFLEMGFDVMDGPEIEQTYYNFDALNFPKDHPSRDLQDSFYIEDDLLLRTHTSPMQIRYMLEKKPPFRMVSLGKVYRSDYDITHTPMFHQMEGLMIGEDVSFANFKALLTSMVRRLFGEDRAVRFRPHFFPFTEPSAEMDVECGVCHGKGCRSCKNTGWLEILGSGMVDPNVLKEVGIDPTKYQGFAFGMGMERVAMLKFGIDDIRAYYENDVRFLDQFK
- a CDS encoding PTS glucitol/sorbitol transporter subunit IIA, producing MVKYETVVNKIGEMVGEGMEENLIILFNDNAPEMYHEYCLLHTITELKEGIEAGDIFCIDTEEYKITAVGSGANKTIEELGHATIKFDGSPEAENPGTIHVEAKEILLNGENTVLKFIKS